A genomic window from Lotus japonicus ecotype B-129 chromosome 1, LjGifu_v1.2 includes:
- the LOC130729965 gene encoding protein DETOXIFICATION 21-like — MEGDSKLQKLLTGVKTAKDAEEEELSLVKRVWNESKVMWIVAGPAIFTRFSTFGINVISQAFVGHIGSRELAAFALVFTVLIRFANGVLLGMAGALATLCGQAYGAKEYGMMGVYLQRSWIVSFLVALVLLPVFIFTTPILTLLGQEESIAQVAGTISLLMIPVMFSFIVSFTCQQFLQSQSKNNIIAFMAAFSLTIHVILSWLLTIKYKFGIVGALSSTSLAFWIPNIGQLIFVTCGWCPETWKGFSFLAFKDLWPIFKLSLSSGAMLALELWYNTILVLLTGNMENAEVEIDALSICLNINGWEMMISLGFLAAASVRVANELGKGSSKSAKFSVAVSVLTSFTIGFVLFLFFLFFREKLAYIFTKNQDVVNAVGDLSPLLAVSILLNSVQPVLSGVALGAGWQSTVAYVNLGCYYIIGLPVGIVLGNVFHWQVKGIWIGMLFGTLVQTIVLVIITYRTDWEEQVTIARNRVNRWSKVEPDHISDN; from the exons ATGGAAGGAGATTCTAAGCTGCAGAAGCTGCTGACTGGAGTGAAAACAGCAAAGGATGCTGAAGAAGAGGAGTTATCATTGGTGAAGAGGGTGTGGAATGAGAGCAAAGTGATGTGGATTGTGGCAGGTCCAGCTATTTTCACAAGATTCTCCACTTTTGGTATCAATGTTATTAGTCAAGCATTTGTTGGTCATATTGGATCAAGGGAACTTGCTGCTTTTGCTCTTGTTTTCACTGTTCTCATCAGATTTGCTAATGGTGTTCTG TTAGGAATGGCCGGTGCATTGGCAACACTCTGTGGACAAGCATATGGTGCAAAAGAGTATGGCATGATGGGAGTGTATCTTCAAAGATCATGGATAGTTTCATTTTTAGTTGCACTCGTTCTTCTTCCGGTCTTCATCTTCACGACCCCAATTCTGACCCTCCTAGGCCAAGAAGAAAGCATAGCGCAAGTGGCTGGAACCATTTCCCTCTTGATGATTCCTGTCATGTTTTCTttcattgtctctttcacttGCCAGCAATTCCTGCAATCTCAAAGCAAGAACAACATCATCGCGTTCATGGCAGCTTTCTCATTAACTATTCATGTGATCCTCTCTTGGCTTTTGACAATAAAATATAAGTTTGGGATTGTTGGTGCTTTATCCTCAACAAGTTTAGCATTCTGGATTCCCAACATTGGTCAACTTATTTTTGTCACTTGTGGTTGGTGCCCTGAAACATGGAAAGGTTTCTCATTTTTAGCATTCAAAGATCTTTGGCCTATTTTCAAGCTCTCTCTTTCATCCGGTGCCATGTTAGC GCTTGAGCTATGGTACAACACAATTTTGGTTCTATTAACAGGCAACATGGAAAATGCAGAGGTTGAAATTGATGCTCTATCCATATG TCTCAACATCAATGGATGGGAAATGATGATATCTCTTGGTTTCCTGGCTGCAGCAAG TGTTAGAGTGGCAAATGAGCTTGGAAAAGGAAGCTCCAAATCTGCAAAGTTCTCTGTAGCTGTATCAGTGCTAACATCCTTCACCATTGGCTTCGTtctcttcttattcttcttgtTTTTTAGAGAAAAACTTGCTTATATATTCACCAAAAATCAAGATGTGGTCAATGCTGTTGGGGACTTGTCACCTTTGTTGGCAGTTTCTATACTTCTTAACAGTGTCCAACCAGTGCTCTCAG GTGTTGCTCTGGGAGCAGGGTGGCAAAGCACTGTAGCATATGTGAACTTAGGGTGTTACTACATCATAGGTCTTCCTGTAGGAATTGTTCTTGGTAATGTTTTCCATTGGCAAGTCAAG GGTATCTGGATTGGAATGTTGTTTGGAACACTTGTTCAAACCATAGTGTTAGTCATAATCACTTACAGAACTGATTGGGAGGAGCAG GTAACTATAGCTCGTAATCGAGTTAACAGGTGGTCTAAGGTGGAACCTGATCATATATCAGATAATTAG
- the LOC130722687 gene encoding uncharacterized protein LOC130722687 produces MGFYGSLAVPEILQLELLAIFNGLSLAWDKGFRIVECFSDTQDALSLVFPGPSPRHSIAPLMWDINDLLECPWMVDLKHTLRDENACADFLTKLGAHQEGPLISVMAPPKGLGTLLLADSMGVSFVRP; encoded by the coding sequence ATGGGATTTTATGGCTCTCTTGCTGTGCCGGAGATtcttcagcttgagctgctagCTATTTTTAATGGTTTGAGCTTGGCTTGGGATAAGGGCTTCCGCATTGTTGAGTGCTTTTCGGACACCCAGGATGCGTTATCCTTGGTTTTTCCGGGGCCTTCTCCCCGACATAGTATTGCGCCGCTTATGTGGGATATTAATGACTTATTGGAGTGTCCgtggatggtggatcttaagcATACCCTGCGTGATGAAAATGCTTGTGCAGACTTTTTGACTAAGCTAGGAGCTCATCAGGAAGGCCCTTTGATTTCGGTGATGGCTCCTCCTAAGGGCTTGGGTACTTTGCTGTTAGCTGATTCCATGGGGGTCTCATTTGTGAGGCCGTAG
- the LOC130729964 gene encoding protein DETOXIFICATION 21-like, with protein MEGDLKKKLLGTKKASEEVEEEEELSLGKRLWNESKLMWIVAAPAIFTRFSTFGINVISQAFVGHIGSKELAAFALVFTVLIRFANGILLGMASALSTLCGQAYGAKEYGMMGVYLQRSWIVLFLTSLLLLPVFFFTSPILILLGQEESIAQVAGTISLWSIPVMFAFIVSFTCQTFLQSQSKNTIIAFLAVLSLSIHLVLSWLLTIKYEFGIAGAMTSTSLAYWIPNIGQLLFVAYCCPVTWNGFSFLAFKDLWPVVKLSLSSGIMMCLELWYNTILVLLTGNMKNAEVEIDALSICLNINGWEMMISLGFMAAASVRVANELGKGSAKAAKFSIYVTVLTSFTIGFLLFLFFLFFRERLAYIFSSNEDVAAAVGDLSPLLSVSILLNSVQPVLSGVAVGAGWQSTVAYVNIGCYYIIGIPVGIVLGKVIHWQVKGIWIGMLIGTLIQTIVLTIITYKTDWDEQVNIARARISKWSKVDSTDQETETKVIR; from the exons ATGGAGGGTGATCTAAAGAAGAAGCTTCTAGGCACAAAGAAAGCATCAGAagaggtagaagaagaagaagagttatCATTGGGGAAGAGGTTGTGGAATGAAAGCAAGCTAATGTGGATTGTGGCGGCACCAGCCATATTCACTAGATTCTCCACTTTTGGGATCAATGTTATTAGTCAAGCATTTGTTGGTCATATTGGCTCAAAGGAATTAGCTGCTTTTGCTCTTGTTTTCACTGTTCTCATAAGATTCGCTAATGGTATTCTG TTGGGAATGGCAAGTGCATTATCAACACTTTGTGGACAAGCCTATGGTGCAAAAGAGTATGGCATGATGGGAGTGTATCTACAAAGGTCATGGATAGTTCTATTCTTAACTTCACTCCTTCTTCTTCCCgttttcttcttcacaagcccAATTTTGATCCTCCTAGGCCAAGAAGAAAGCATAGCACAAGTGGCAGGAACCATTTCTCTTTGGTCAATTCCAGTCATGTTTGCTTTCATTGTCTCGTTCACTTGCCAAACATTCTTGCAATCTCAAAGCAAGAACACCATTATTGCATTCTTGGCAGTTTTGTCATTGTCTATTCATTTAGTCCTCTCTTGGCTTTTGACAATAAAATATGAGTTTGGGATTGCTGGAGCAATGACCTCAACAAGCTTGGCATACTGGATTCCCAACATTGGTCAACTTTTATTTGTTGCATATTGTTGCCCTGTAACTTGGAATGGTTTCTCATTTTTAGCATTCAAAGACCTCTGGCCGGTAGTCAAACTTTCCCTTTCATCTGGTATCATGATGTG TCTTGAACTCTGGTACAATACAATATTGGTTCTTTTGACAGGTAATATGAAAAATGCTGAGGTTGAAATTGATGCTCTATCTATATG TCTCAACATAAATGGATGGGAAATGATGATATCACTTGGTTTCATGGCTGCAGCAAG TGTTCGAGTAGCGAATGAGCTTGGAAAAGGAAGCGCCAAAGCTGCAAAATTCTCTATTTATGTGACAGTGCTTACATCGTTCACGATCGGGTTCCtcctgtttttatttttcctatttttcAGAGAAAGACTTGCTTATATATTTTCCTCAAACGAAGATGTCGCCGCAGCTGTTGGGGATTTGTCACCTTTGTTATCAGTTTCTATACTACTAAACAGTGTTCAACCTGTACTTTCAG GAGTAGCAGTTGGAGCTGGTTGGCAAAGCACTGTAGCTTATGTAAACATAGGGTGTTATTACATTATAGGTATTCCTGTAGGTATTGTACTTGGTAAGGTTATCCACTGGCAAGTCAAG GGGATTTGGATTGGAATGTTGATTGGAACATTGATTCAAACTATAGTGCTAACTATAATCACTTATAAAACTGATTGGGATGAGCAG GTCAACATAGCTCGCGCACGTATTAGCAAGTGGTCCAAAGTGGATAGTACTGATCAAGAAACAGAAACTAAAGTTATCAGATGA